ATGAACTTTTCAAAGAACATACAGTTGCAACACGGGTTACAATGGTGGAAGTATAGCTATAACATAACACGTGTCCCATGTTTTTCTTGTGCTGACTTGCACAATTTATGTAGcacagtaacaaaaattataaattCAAAAGGCTAGTGGGTAACACATGTTTACATGGTGTCCGTATGTAACttgcttttctttttttttttttacagatgatcaACAGGGAACACCCCGTTACTACGTAACTCAGACCCCAGAAGGAACCAAATTCTGGACTCCTATTGTGGACATGGAGTTCCTTCCTGTTCTTGGAAAATCATATGAGACTTTCGAAGAAGTAGTTGCAATGTATAAGGTGTACGGATATGAAGCTGGGTTTAACGTTAAACAGGCTCAAACAAAGGTTTGTAACGGATGCCCCGCGCACAAATACCTCAGATGCTCGAAGGCGGCTAAACCGCAAAATAAAAGGACGTTTGACACTCTCTGTGAGTCTTCGGCCATGTGCAGCAGGAACAGTACATTTACACTCACTGATTGTAAGGCCCGACTTCTTATTGTAGTAACTCAAGACCCTATACGCTTTGTTGTGCATAGATGGAATGATGTGCATAATCATCCGCTTATTGACACCTTCAACCGCGACTTATCCAAATTTTCATGCAGCATGTATTTTAGTTTGTAATATAACAATGGCATGGTTGCCCTTACCTTATGTTTATTAATCCAGGGTTTGAACAACATATTTGTGAATGCAGTCCTAAACATGTGCCATGTTTTATCTTTTATTTTGTTACCTTGTTGAACTCTTGTGCACCTTGAACATACAATGTAACACATGTTACCACTTCTCATTAGCGAAGTACTTAAATGTAACACGTGGTCACTCACCCCTCTGCCCCCTTTATCAATGTGTAGTTGTTTGTGTGCATTTAGCGAATGCTACGTGTTCACCGGTAACCAGTTGAATACCACCCACTGCCTACCACTAACCTTAATTGCACAGAGGGTAAACGTGATAGAGATATGTTTACCGGGAAACTGAGTATATCACCATAAGGTACTCACATACTATGTCCCAGAGCTGAGTGACTTAACGCAAACCACTTTGCGAGGGCAATCATGGTAAACTTCTTAAAATTCATCATAACACGCCAACCATCAAGATCAGGTTCAATGTTGAGGAGTAACACACGTTACAAACTATGTTACATACTTATGCTTGTTTTTCAGACGCTTTTCTTGCGAGGCACTAATGAGACACTGATTAGAGTTGAACGCATGTCGTTTTGTATTAATCCATCAACGTAACTAATGTTAGGGAACTTTAACATAGACACACATGCACCACATGTTACATAGTTCCACTTTAGATACCAATCATACATCCAACGATTACATTTCACCATTTGTTTTGGTACAAACCACAAGTGTTTACGAATCGACACCAATAAGTGTCATATTGTATATGTTCGTCATGACCCTAAATCAAaaactacataactttagataaACAACATATGTGGTGTCCatgataattacaaaaaccaCCAACAGTTGGATGCGCGCGACATGACGACAATAAACAAAATGGTTGCGTAACGAGTCAAATCCAAAAACCACTTGCCAATTAACTTATGAATAGCTTTAGCGTCTACCTTGACTTAGGAATAGCTTTAGCGTCTACCTTGATCTTCCCACACGGCAAATTTATCTCCATATCTAAAGGATTAAACCTCTCAACCACATAATTTGCCAGCTTCGCCGGAAGCCCATCTACCTTGAACTTAAGCAAACGTCCGAATCCCATCCTCTTGACTGCTATTCTTTGTTCTAAAGACAGCACATTAATGCATCTCGCAAGTTGTATTGGCGACGATCTGGTTCTAATGCCTGGCCAATTATCCTTCTTTGCCCTCTTCCTCACCCACCAACCACATTTCCTGCACTTTCCTCATCTTCCTCATCCCATTCTTCGTCTGTTTCTTTATCGTTCTGCTTTCGCTTATTAGCCAGCCTACCCGTCACGGACCTGGTCATTCTCCTCAGTCCTGCAAATACAACCTCCATAGTAAATACATAATAGCACAAGTAATATTTCCAGAGTTATTTAACACAACAAACAGGTACGAGATAGGTAACACATGTTACCTGAAACTGTATTCTGCACCGAAACTACACAATCGTCAACACGTATCTTCTTTTCGTCAAGCAACGCCCTCGCTACAAAGTGTTATAAATCATTTTAACACATGTTAGTGTGACTGTTTTGGGTTTTTGTTGGTCCGACGCGTCAAAATCATACGCA
Above is a window of Helianthus annuus cultivar XRQ/B chromosome 14, HanXRQr2.0-SUNRISE, whole genome shotgun sequence DNA encoding:
- the LOC110905326 gene encoding uncharacterized protein LOC110905326, with the protein product MGDPHEIMEDLPAYSPTNVIPNRFILDESSATHHGSSSSDIWSSDESDEEPLGPACTNDRGKSPLIIPDAHEDDQQGTPRYYVTQTPEGTKFWTPIVDMEFLPVLGKSYETFEEVVAMYKVYGYEAGFNVKQAQTKVCNGCPAHKYLRCSKAAKPQNKRTFDTLCESSAMCSRNSTFTLTDCKARLLIVVTQDPIRFVVHRWNDVHNHPLIDTFNRDLSKFSCSMYFSL